The following are from one region of the Bradyrhizobium sediminis genome:
- a CDS encoding ATP-binding protein, giving the protein MRLLLDTLVLLCRQSEERIQFSPRLSFFHGEMSTGKSTIAELLDYCLGGGLQKTPAVQSELVGVQLQAVTGDVSLLIERNPSTSSSVELTWEGDGEVGRENLPIAAGERPAVGDDIYNYSDFLLRHLGSPLLKVRKRKGDPDSALQRLSFRDFYKFCYLDQPDLDSSFFLLEQPIRMEKSKDVLRYVLGFHSDRLNELQNDLSEVRQTQRTMRETAKQLDEFLQRYGFNSKDQIGFEIDRLNDEEEALEVEIEDQGKVGLPASTVAEEDQLLVNGLTVAIASKTDAVSEIGQRLNEQESLIAEFIAMKFKLVRSSTASELLKGAEFQACPACGTEVAPKSDGVHCVLCRSDLDTAPGGFEGGSAVMERDLSDRIDDLKRSVQRLKRSHEKRRTELGELTKARTEAQTRVDSARKQVESEYMRRARKLEARRGAIKERRSLLMRIRGMPGEVEAKLLEADQLSAKIAELERDIQTEQSRFEEGRSNVRALERNFHLLLRAIHFPEIKEDDKVFLNQRTWFPYIHPKGNEALAWTFSDAGSGGKMVLFKICFALALHLTAAQRDLPIPRILVVDSPMKNITPDINPEIFQHFYRELYRLLQSDLKAWQCIVIDQTYFEPPEDFADHAQRLLTKSDPQHPPLISYYHGH; this is encoded by the coding sequence ATGAGGCTCTTACTAGACACATTGGTTTTGCTTTGCAGGCAGAGCGAAGAACGGATCCAGTTCTCTCCTCGCCTCTCATTTTTCCACGGTGAGATGTCTACCGGAAAGTCCACCATCGCGGAGTTGCTTGATTACTGCCTTGGTGGTGGCTTGCAGAAGACGCCGGCGGTCCAAAGCGAACTTGTGGGTGTACAGCTTCAAGCTGTCACGGGCGACGTCAGTCTATTGATCGAAAGAAATCCTAGTACGAGTTCGTCGGTCGAGCTTACGTGGGAAGGAGATGGCGAAGTCGGTCGCGAAAACCTCCCCATCGCGGCGGGCGAACGGCCGGCCGTCGGCGATGACATCTACAACTACAGCGATTTCCTGCTGCGCCATCTGGGGTCTCCATTACTCAAGGTTAGAAAGCGCAAAGGCGATCCGGACTCAGCGCTGCAGCGGCTCAGCTTTCGTGACTTCTACAAATTCTGCTACCTCGACCAACCAGATCTTGACTCAAGTTTCTTTCTACTCGAGCAGCCGATCCGTATGGAAAAATCGAAGGACGTACTTCGCTATGTTCTCGGTTTTCACAGCGATCGTCTAAATGAGCTGCAAAACGATCTCTCGGAAGTGAGGCAAACGCAGCGCACAATGCGGGAAACCGCAAAGCAGTTAGACGAATTTCTTCAGAGATACGGATTCAACTCTAAAGACCAAATTGGGTTTGAGATTGATCGGTTAAATGACGAGGAGGAAGCGCTGGAAGTCGAGATTGAGGATCAGGGCAAAGTTGGCCTCCCAGCTTCGACGGTCGCCGAAGAAGACCAGCTCCTGGTCAATGGCCTAACAGTGGCAATCGCTTCGAAGACTGACGCAGTGTCAGAGATTGGCCAACGCCTAAACGAACAGGAATCACTCATAGCGGAATTTATTGCTATGAAGTTCAAGCTTGTCCGCTCGTCGACCGCGTCTGAGCTTCTCAAGGGCGCCGAATTTCAAGCGTGCCCTGCCTGTGGCACAGAGGTCGCACCAAAGTCTGATGGGGTGCATTGCGTTCTGTGCAGATCCGACCTCGATACGGCGCCCGGTGGATTTGAGGGTGGTAGTGCTGTGATGGAAAGGGATTTGTCTGATCGAATCGACGATCTCAAGCGGTCTGTTCAAAGGCTCAAGCGGTCACACGAAAAGCGGCGCACGGAGCTAGGGGAGCTCACGAAGGCCAGGACTGAGGCGCAGACACGAGTGGATTCCGCCCGCAAGCAGGTCGAGTCTGAGTACATGAGGCGCGCGCGGAAGCTCGAAGCGCGGCGCGGTGCGATTAAAGAGCGCAGAAGCCTGCTCATGCGCATCAGGGGGATGCCAGGCGAGGTCGAAGCGAAGCTGCTAGAGGCAGATCAGCTCTCAGCGAAGATTGCTGAACTCGAGCGCGATATTCAAACCGAACAAAGCCGATTTGAAGAAGGGCGGTCGAATGTCCGCGCGTTAGAACGGAATTTCCATCTATTGCTCAGAGCTATCCACTTCCCGGAAATTAAGGAAGACGACAAGGTGTTTCTTAATCAGCGGACTTGGTTCCCGTATATTCATCCCAAGGGAAATGAAGCGCTGGCTTGGACCTTTAGCGACGCGGGCAGCGGCGGAAAGATGGTGCTGTTCAAGATTTGTTTTGCGCTCGCGCTACATCTGACCGCAGCGCAACGAGACTTGCCGATTCCTCGGATACTTGTGGTCGACTCGCCGATGAAAAACATAACGCCGGATATTAATCCGGAGATATTCCAACACTTTTATCGGGAGCTCTACCGTCTATTGCAAAGCGATCTTAAGGCGTGGCAGTGCATTGTCATTGACCAAACCTATTTTGAGCCGCCGGAGGATTTCGCAGATCATGCACAGCGTCTACTGACCAAGAGTGACCCTCAACATCCACCGCTCATCAGCTATTACCACGGTCATTAA
- a CDS encoding dsDNA nuclease domain-containing protein — MNSPDTVLDKDDPGDDVALRFNYQHCYAAINAIRLVTDELNIAEVICENHEDILVKRPIGKFIGSQIKTRALKLPPFKSSDAQISSALTKFCVLDARFPGSFDAFDFTTNHGFWKEADSSNNLQWILDEVRERGGIKGLRNTNPVRQFVEKIATDAGLKSSEVAATLQKTSLRGHESDIASIRGHVRDALSECPGVNDLPYFIVVQIADTIIALTRDASMKTLKGPIADLYAPGTDLAKAIDDQQLSGKRISKAEVLAVINQFKKNSTSYQDLDLTNLITPSDVPSDLVRAVRKLARGGVETARVTNIEDLVRSFEALFLQWSRKYGVEEATRRYNNVLGVVQFETTEAQVFAAKAGEPYGSTMYADLVDRLHARLKQDAEQLYRCRPEHLLGAAGLLTQQCKTWWSSKFDVSEEAK, encoded by the coding sequence ATGAACTCTCCAGATACCGTACTGGACAAGGACGACCCAGGCGACGATGTCGCGCTGCGATTCAACTATCAACATTGCTATGCCGCAATAAATGCGATCCGCCTAGTAACCGACGAATTGAATATCGCAGAAGTAATATGTGAGAATCACGAAGACATTCTCGTCAAGCGCCCTATCGGTAAGTTTATTGGATCACAAATAAAGACTCGTGCGCTCAAGTTGCCGCCCTTTAAATCGAGCGACGCGCAAATCAGCTCTGCCCTCACCAAGTTCTGTGTTTTGGACGCGCGGTTTCCTGGTTCATTCGATGCATTCGACTTCACGACCAATCATGGCTTCTGGAAGGAGGCGGACTCCTCCAATAACCTGCAGTGGATACTCGATGAAGTACGGGAGAGAGGTGGGATCAAAGGGCTTCGCAACACCAATCCTGTCCGCCAGTTCGTTGAAAAAATCGCTACGGACGCCGGTCTCAAGTCAAGCGAAGTTGCGGCAACCTTGCAAAAGACTTCTTTGCGGGGCCATGAGTCCGACATCGCTAGCATCCGCGGACATGTACGGGACGCACTATCCGAGTGTCCTGGCGTAAACGACCTTCCCTATTTTATCGTAGTCCAAATTGCAGACACGATAATTGCCCTGACAAGGGATGCGTCGATGAAAACGCTCAAGGGACCCATAGCCGATCTCTATGCGCCTGGAACCGATCTTGCGAAGGCAATCGACGATCAGCAACTTTCAGGAAAACGAATTTCAAAGGCCGAGGTCCTTGCCGTAATCAACCAATTCAAGAAAAACAGCACGTCCTACCAAGATCTCGACCTTACAAACCTTATTACACCGTCTGATGTGCCATCCGATCTTGTTCGAGCAGTCCGAAAGCTAGCGAGAGGCGGCGTCGAAACAGCGCGTGTGACCAACATCGAAGATCTCGTGCGGTCTTTCGAAGCCCTGTTTCTTCAGTGGTCCAGAAAGTACGGTGTAGAGGAAGCTACAAGGCGCTACAATAATGTCCTCGGCGTAGTTCAATTCGAAACGACGGAAGCACAGGTGTTCGCCGCGAAAGCTGGGGAGCCTTACGGCTCCACAATGTATGCCGATCTCGTCGATCGATTGCATGCAAGATTGAAGCAAGATGCCGAGCAACTGTACAGATGTCGACCCGAACATCTTCTCGGAGCGGCCGGCCTACTGACGCAACAATGCAAAACATGGTGGTCATCTAAATTTGACGTTTCAGAGGAGGCCAAATGA